The following coding sequences lie in one Pseudomonas syringae CC1557 genomic window:
- the cysE gene encoding serine O-acetyltransferase yields the protein MFERLREDIQSVFHRDPAARNAFEVLTCYPGMHAIWLHRFAHILWRNGWKWPARVVSNFGRWMTGIEIHPGARIGRRFFIDHGMGIVIGETAEIGNDVTLYQGVTLGGTSWNAGKRHPTLEDGVVVGAGAKVLGPFTVGAGAKIGSNAVVTKAVPAGATAVGIPGRIIVKLDDETEARRKAMAEKLGFDAYGISGDMPDPVARAIGQLLDHLQAVDGRLEGMCDALGKLGSDYCAKELPELRDEVFDCVKEERENTAG from the coding sequence ATGTTCGAGCGTCTGCGAGAAGACATACAAAGCGTGTTCCATCGCGACCCTGCGGCGCGCAACGCCTTTGAAGTCCTGACCTGCTATCCGGGCATGCACGCCATCTGGCTGCACCGCTTTGCGCACATTCTGTGGCGCAACGGCTGGAAATGGCCTGCGCGGGTAGTGTCCAACTTCGGTCGCTGGATGACCGGCATCGAGATCCATCCGGGGGCGCGCATCGGCCGGCGCTTCTTTATCGATCACGGCATGGGCATCGTGATCGGCGAAACCGCCGAGATCGGCAATGACGTGACGCTTTATCAGGGTGTGACCCTGGGTGGTACCAGCTGGAATGCCGGCAAACGCCATCCGACACTGGAAGATGGCGTGGTGGTCGGCGCAGGTGCCAAGGTGCTTGGGCCGTTCACGGTGGGCGCCGGCGCCAAGATCGGCTCCAATGCTGTGGTGACCAAGGCTGTGCCCGCAGGTGCAACTGCGGTGGGAATCCCGGGGCGGATCATCGTCAAGTTGGACGACGAGACCGAAGCCAGGCGCAAGGCCATGGCGGAAAAGCTCGGCTTCGATGCCTACGGTATCAGCGGCGACATGCCAGACCCCGTCGCCCGCGCTATCGGTCAGTTGCTCGATCATTTGCAGGCGGTCGACGGCCGCCTGGAGGGCATGTGCGACGCCCTCGGAAAACTGGGTAGCGATTACTGCGCCAAGGAGCTGCCCGAGCTGCGCGACGAGGTCTTCGACTGTGTCAAGGAAGAGCGCGAGAACACGGCAGGCTAG
- the trmJ gene encoding tRNA (cytosine(32)/uridine(32)-2'-O)-methyltransferase TrmJ, whose amino-acid sequence MLQNIRVVLVGTTHPGNIGGAARAMKNMGLSRLVLVEPRIFPSPDADARASGATDILEGAQVVATLEEALVGCRLVLGTSARDRSLPWPLLDPRASGEKVIEQAGEGAEVALVFGREHAGLTNEELQRCHFHVHIPSDPAFSSLNLAAAVQVLSYEVRMAWLKASEQGAASQPASAHSAELATMDEMEGFYGHLEATLVAIGFLDPEKPRHLMARLRRLFGRSEVERSELSILRGVLTETQKVARGEPYKRKDQ is encoded by the coding sequence TTGTTGCAGAACATCCGTGTTGTCCTGGTCGGCACTACCCATCCCGGAAATATCGGTGGGGCCGCTCGTGCCATGAAAAACATGGGGCTTTCGCGCCTGGTACTGGTCGAGCCCCGGATTTTTCCTTCGCCTGACGCTGATGCCCGTGCGTCAGGCGCCACCGATATTCTTGAAGGTGCGCAGGTCGTTGCGACGCTGGAAGAAGCGCTGGTAGGTTGCCGCTTGGTGCTAGGCACCAGTGCGCGGGATCGCAGTCTGCCCTGGCCGTTGCTTGATCCGCGTGCGTCTGGCGAAAAGGTTATCGAGCAGGCCGGGGAGGGCGCCGAGGTGGCGCTGGTCTTTGGTCGTGAACATGCCGGCCTGACCAATGAAGAACTGCAGCGCTGTCACTTCCATGTCCATATTCCATCGGACCCGGCGTTCAGTTCGCTCAATCTCGCCGCTGCTGTGCAGGTGCTCAGCTACGAAGTACGCATGGCCTGGCTGAAAGCGTCGGAGCAGGGCGCAGCGTCCCAGCCGGCGTCGGCGCACAGTGCGGAGCTGGCGACCATGGATGAGATGGAGGGTTTCTATGGTCATCTGGAAGCCACGCTGGTGGCTATCGGTTTCCTTGATCCTGAAAAGCCACGGCACTTGATGGCGCGCCTGCGCAGGCTGTTCGGCCGCAGCGAAGTAGAGCGCTCCGAGCTGAGCATTCTGCGCGGCGTACTAACCGAAACCCAGAAAGTCGCACGCGGCGAACCTTACAAGCGGAAGGATCAGTGA
- the suhB gene encoding type III secretion system regulator SuhB, with amino-acid sequence MQPMLNIALRAARSASELIFRSIERLDTIKVDEKEAKDYVTEIDRAAEQSIITALRKAYPTHGILGEESGMHEGSGEGTDYLWIIDPLDGTTNFVRGIPHFAVSIACKYRGRLEHAVVLDPVRQEEFTASRGRGAALNGRRLRVSQRKSLEGALLGTGFPFRDNQMDNLENYLGMFRSLVGQTAGIRRAGAASLDLAYVAAGRFDAFWESGLSEWDMAAGALLIQEAGGLVSDFTGGHDFLEKGHIVAGNTKCFKAVLTAIAPHLPASLKR; translated from the coding sequence ATGCAGCCCATGCTGAATATCGCGCTGCGCGCCGCCCGCAGCGCCAGCGAATTGATTTTCCGCTCCATCGAGCGCTTGGATACCATCAAGGTTGACGAAAAAGAAGCCAAGGATTACGTCACAGAGATCGATCGCGCTGCCGAACAGAGCATCATCACTGCATTGCGCAAGGCCTACCCGACTCACGGCATTCTTGGTGAAGAAAGCGGCATGCACGAAGGCAGCGGCGAAGGTACCGACTACCTGTGGATCATCGACCCACTGGACGGCACTACCAACTTCGTTCGTGGCATCCCGCACTTCGCGGTCAGCATTGCCTGCAAATACCGCGGTCGTCTTGAGCACGCCGTTGTTCTGGACCCGGTCCGCCAGGAAGAATTCACCGCCAGCCGTGGTCGCGGCGCAGCCCTTAACGGTCGTCGCCTGCGCGTCAGCCAGCGCAAGAGCCTGGAAGGCGCCCTGCTCGGCACCGGCTTCCCGTTCCGTGACAACCAGATGGACAACCTCGAAAACTACCTGGGCATGTTCCGCAGCCTGGTCGGCCAGACCGCCGGTATCCGTCGCGCAGGCGCTGCCAGCCTCGACCTGGCGTACGTAGCTGCAGGTCGCTTTGATGCATTCTGGGAGTCAGGCCTGTCGGAGTGGGACATGGCAGCAGGCGCCCTGCTGATTCAGGAAGCAGGCGGTCTGGTCAGCGATTTCACAGGCGGTCACGACTTCCTGGAGAAAGGCCACATCGTTGCCGGTAACACCAAATGCTTCAAGGCTGTACTGACCGCCATCGCACCGCACCTGCCAGCTTCGCTCAAACGCTAA
- a CDS encoding glycine zipper 2TM domain-containing protein, with protein MNKSMLVGAVLGAAVVTAGGAVATYSLVKGGPEYADVLAVEPINQQIKTPREVCKDVTVTRQAPVKDQHQIVGSVIGAVAGGLLGNQVGGGNGKKLATVAGAVGGGYAGNKVQEGMQERDTYTTTQNRCTTVNDVSDKVVGYNVKYKLNEKVGQVRMERDPGSQIPVDKNGQLILGQAQ; from the coding sequence GTGAACAAGTCTATGCTTGTTGGTGCTGTGTTAGGTGCTGCTGTCGTGACTGCTGGCGGCGCCGTTGCCACCTATAGCTTGGTCAAGGGTGGTCCTGAGTATGCGGATGTATTGGCGGTCGAGCCAATCAACCAGCAGATCAAAACCCCCCGTGAAGTTTGCAAGGACGTAACCGTTACTCGTCAGGCGCCGGTCAAGGACCAGCACCAGATTGTTGGTAGCGTGATTGGCGCGGTTGCTGGCGGCCTGCTGGGTAATCAGGTGGGTGGCGGTAATGGCAAGAAGCTCGCGACAGTTGCCGGTGCGGTCGGCGGCGGTTATGCCGGTAACAAGGTGCAGGAAGGCATGCAAGAGCGTGATACCTACACCACGACGCAGAACCGTTGCACTACGGTCAATGATGTCAGCGACAAGGTCGTGGGCTACAACGTCAAGTACAAGTTGAACGAGAAAGTGGGTCAGGTCCGTATGGAGCGTGATCCAGGTAGCCAGATTCCGGTCGACAAGAACGGTCAGCTGATTTTGGGTCAGGCGCAGTAA
- the secF gene encoding protein translocase subunit SecF, producing MLRTINFMGVRNVAFAVTMLLTALALFSWFHKGLNFGLDFTGGTLIELTYERPADLGKVRQELVSAGYHEAVVQSFGATTDLLVRMPGEDPQLGTQVAEALRKAGADNPAVVKRVEFVGPQVGEELRDQGGLGMLMALGGVLIYLAFRFQWKFAVGAIISLIHDVVVTMGILSFFQITFDLTVLAAVLAIIGYSLNDTIVVFDRVRENFRLLRKASLIENINISTTQTLLRTIATSVSTLLAISALWAFGGDSLEGFSIALFIGVLAGTYSSIYIANVVLIWLNLTTEDLIPPVVVEKADDLP from the coding sequence ATGTTACGTACCATCAACTTCATGGGCGTTCGCAATGTTGCGTTCGCCGTTACGATGCTCCTTACCGCACTGGCGTTGTTCAGCTGGTTCCATAAAGGGCTCAACTTTGGTCTGGATTTCACCGGCGGTACGCTCATCGAACTGACCTACGAGCGTCCGGCCGATCTGGGCAAGGTTCGTCAGGAACTGGTTTCGGCGGGCTATCACGAAGCTGTCGTGCAGAGCTTCGGTGCGACTACCGATCTGCTGGTGCGCATGCCGGGTGAAGACCCGCAATTGGGCACTCAGGTCGCTGAAGCGCTGCGCAAGGCGGGTGCCGATAACCCGGCAGTGGTCAAGCGTGTCGAATTCGTCGGCCCGCAGGTGGGTGAAGAACTTCGCGATCAGGGTGGCCTCGGCATGCTGATGGCGCTGGGCGGCGTTCTGATCTACCTGGCGTTCCGCTTTCAGTGGAAGTTCGCGGTCGGTGCAATCATCTCGCTGATCCACGACGTGGTGGTGACGATGGGTATCCTGTCGTTCTTCCAGATCACCTTCGACCTGACGGTTCTGGCGGCGGTGCTGGCGATTATCGGTTACTCGCTGAACGACACCATCGTGGTCTTCGACCGGGTACGCGAAAACTTCCGCCTGTTGCGCAAGGCTTCGCTGATCGAGAACATCAACATCTCCACCACGCAGACATTGCTGCGCACCATTGCCACCTCGGTTTCGACCCTGTTGGCGATCTCGGCGCTGTGGGCGTTCGGCGGCGACAGCCTGGAAGGCTTCTCCATTGCGCTGTTCATCGGCGTGTTGGCGGGTACTTACTCGTCGATCTACATCGCCAACGTGGTGCTGATCTGGCTGAACCTGACCACCGAGGATCTGATTCCTCCCGTGGTGGTCGAGAAGGCTGACGACCTCCCGTAG
- the secD gene encoding protein translocase subunit SecD, which yields MLNKYPLWKYILILAVLVVGFIYSAPNLYPDDSAIQISGASTALQVTQADVDRAAKALADAGIPVKASSLAENGKGGLLRLSKQEDQLPAKDVVRKALGDDYVVALNLARTTPTWLRNLGASPMKLGLDLSGGVHFLLEVDMDKAIDARLKVYEGEVKSLLRKEKVRYRSLPQLGNVIQLGFTDDTEREQARALVRKTFTDFEITPAELNGIPVLRLALTPAKLAEIREYSIKQNLTTVRNRVNELGVAEPLVQRQGANRIVVELPGVQDTAEAKRILGKTANLEFRLGAGPDDSKGTTEMFEFREGGRPAAAVERGLIITGDQVTDAKASFDEHGRPQVNINLDGHGGELMSRATRSNVGRSMAVIFIEQRPTTTYTRQMVNGVEKDVPVQTFKEEKKIISLATIQSPLGKQFRITGLNGQGESSELALLLRAGGLAAPMYFAEERTIGPSLGADNITKGIDASLWGMLFVSIFIMAIYRFFGLIATVALALNMVMLLALMSLLGATLTLPGIAGIVLTMGMAVDANVLIFSRIREEIANGMTVQRAINEGFDRAYTAILDANLTTLLVGGILFAMGTGPVKGFAVTMSLGIFTSMFTAIMVTRAMVNLIYGGRDFKKLWI from the coding sequence ATGCTGAACAAATACCCTCTGTGGAAATACATACTGATCCTGGCGGTGCTGGTGGTCGGTTTTATTTATTCCGCACCTAATCTCTATCCTGATGACTCTGCCATTCAGATCAGCGGCGCAAGCACTGCGCTGCAAGTCACCCAGGCAGACGTGGATCGTGCAGCCAAGGCGCTTGCCGATGCTGGCATCCCGGTCAAGGCTTCTTCTCTGGCCGAGAATGGCAAGGGCGGTTTGTTGCGTCTGAGCAAGCAGGAAGACCAGTTGCCAGCCAAGGATGTAGTGCGCAAGGCGCTGGGTGATGACTATGTCGTTGCACTGAACCTGGCACGCACTACGCCGACCTGGTTGCGTAACCTGGGTGCAAGCCCGATGAAACTCGGTCTCGACCTGTCCGGCGGCGTGCACTTCCTGCTGGAAGTCGACATGGACAAGGCAATCGATGCCCGTCTGAAAGTCTACGAAGGCGAAGTCAAATCCCTGCTGCGCAAGGAAAAGGTGCGTTATCGCAGCCTGCCGCAACTGGGCAACGTGATTCAGCTGGGCTTTACCGATGACACGGAGCGCGAGCAAGCCCGTGCGCTGGTTCGCAAGACCTTCACCGACTTCGAAATCACGCCTGCCGAGCTGAACGGTATCCCCGTACTGCGCCTGGCGCTGACGCCAGCCAAACTGGCCGAGATTCGCGAATATTCGATCAAGCAGAACCTGACCACCGTGCGTAACCGGGTCAACGAGCTGGGTGTTGCCGAGCCGCTGGTTCAGCGTCAGGGTGCCAACCGCATCGTGGTCGAGCTGCCGGGCGTGCAGGACACGGCCGAAGCCAAGCGTATTCTGGGCAAGACCGCCAACCTTGAGTTCCGTCTGGGCGCAGGCCCGGATGATTCGAAAGGCACCACCGAGATGTTCGAATTCCGCGAAGGCGGTCGTCCGGCAGCAGCGGTGGAGCGTGGTCTGATCATTACCGGTGACCAGGTGACTGACGCCAAGGCCAGCTTTGACGAGCATGGCCGTCCGCAGGTGAACATCAATCTCGATGGTCACGGCGGCGAGCTGATGAGCCGTGCAACCCGCAGCAATGTGGGTCGCAGCATGGCGGTGATCTTCATCGAGCAGCGTCCGACCACCACCTACACCAGGCAGATGGTCAACGGCGTCGAAAAAGACGTGCCGGTTCAGACCTTCAAGGAAGAGAAGAAAATCATCAGCCTGGCGACCATTCAGTCGCCGCTGGGCAAACAGTTCCGGATTACCGGTCTGAATGGCCAGGGTGAATCTTCCGAGCTGGCGCTGTTGTTGCGTGCCGGTGGTCTGGCTGCTCCGATGTACTTCGCTGAAGAGCGCACCATCGGTCCTAGCCTGGGTGCCGACAACATCACCAAGGGTATCGACGCTTCCCTGTGGGGCATGCTGTTCGTCTCGATCTTCATCATGGCGATCTACCGCTTCTTCGGTCTGATCGCCACCGTTGCCCTGGCCCTGAACATGGTCATGCTGCTGGCGCTGATGTCCTTGCTGGGTGCGACACTGACCCTGCCGGGTATCGCCGGTATCGTGTTGACCATGGGCATGGCGGTGGACGCCAACGTGCTGATCTTCTCGCGGATTCGTGAAGAGATCGCCAATGGCATGACGGTGCAACGCGCTATCAACGAAGGTTTCGATCGTGCCTACACGGCGATCCTCGACGCCAACCTGACGACGCTGCTGGTCGGCGGCATTCTCTTTGCGATGGGCACCGGCCCGGTCAAAGGGTTTGCGGTGACCATGTCGCTCGGGATCTTTACCTCGATGTTCACGGCCATCATGGTGACCCGCGCTATGGTCAACCTGATCTACGGCGGTCGTGACTTCAAGAAGTTGTGGATTTAA
- the yajC gene encoding preprotein translocase subunit YajC: MGFFISPAFADAAAPAAGPAGSGFEWIFLVGFLVIFYLMIWRPQAKRAKEQKNLLGNLQKGDEVVTSGGIAGKINKVTDDFVVIEVSDTVELKIQKGAIAATLPKGTLKAI, translated from the coding sequence ATGGGCTTTTTCATCTCTCCCGCTTTTGCGGATGCTGCTGCACCGGCTGCCGGTCCTGCGGGCAGCGGTTTCGAGTGGATCTTTCTGGTTGGCTTCCTGGTCATCTTCTATCTGATGATCTGGCGTCCACAGGCCAAGCGCGCGAAAGAGCAGAAAAACCTGCTGGGCAACCTGCAGAAAGGCGACGAAGTCGTGACCAGTGGTGGTATCGCCGGCAAGATCAACAAAGTCACCGACGACTTCGTAGTGATCGAAGTGTCTGACACGGTTGAGCTGAAAATCCAGAAAGGCGCCATCGCGGCCACTTTGCCTAAAGGCACCCTGAAAGCGATCTGA
- the tgt gene encoding tRNA guanosine(34) transglycosylase Tgt, translating into MSFELLATDGKARRGRLTFPRGVVETPAFMPVGTYGTVKGMLPRDIEATGAQMILGNTFHLWLRPGTEVIKGHGDLHDFMQWQGPILTDSGGFQVFSLGAMRKIKEEGVTFASPVDGAKVFMGPEESMQVQRDLGSDVVMIFDECTPYPADEEVARVSMELSLRWAKRSKVAHGENTAALFGIVQGGMHENLRMRSLEGLDEIGFDGLAIGGLSVGEPKHEMIKVLDYLPGQMPADKPRYLMGVGKPEDLVEGVRRGVDMFDCVMPTRNARNGHLFIDTGVLKIRNAFHRHDNSPLDPTCDCYTCKNFSRAYLHHLDKCGEMLGSMLNTIHNLRHYQLLMAGLREAIQQGTLAAFVDAFYAKRGLPTPPLG; encoded by the coding sequence ATGTCTTTCGAGTTGTTGGCCACCGACGGCAAGGCCCGTCGCGGTCGGCTGACCTTTCCGCGTGGCGTGGTCGAAACCCCGGCGTTCATGCCGGTGGGTACCTATGGCACGGTCAAGGGCATGCTGCCGCGTGATATCGAGGCCACCGGTGCGCAGATGATTCTGGGCAACACCTTTCACTTATGGCTGCGTCCGGGCACCGAGGTCATCAAGGGCCATGGCGACCTGCACGATTTCATGCAGTGGCAGGGGCCGATTCTGACCGACTCCGGTGGCTTCCAGGTGTTCAGCCTGGGCGCCATGCGCAAGATCAAGGAGGAGGGCGTAACCTTCGCCTCGCCGGTCGATGGCGCCAAGGTGTTCATGGGGCCGGAAGAGTCGATGCAGGTCCAGCGTGATCTGGGCTCTGACGTCGTGATGATCTTCGACGAGTGCACGCCTTACCCGGCCGACGAAGAGGTAGCACGTGTCTCCATGGAGCTGTCGCTGCGCTGGGCCAAGCGTTCCAAGGTCGCGCACGGCGAGAACACTGCCGCGTTGTTCGGCATCGTTCAGGGTGGCATGCACGAGAACCTGCGCATGCGCTCGCTGGAGGGCCTGGACGAGATCGGTTTTGACGGTCTGGCGATTGGCGGTCTTTCGGTGGGCGAGCCCAAGCACGAGATGATCAAGGTGCTGGACTACCTGCCGGGCCAGATGCCAGCAGACAAACCCCGTTACCTGATGGGTGTGGGCAAGCCGGAAGACCTGGTCGAAGGTGTGCGCCGTGGCGTCGACATGTTCGACTGCGTCATGCCGACCCGCAATGCGCGCAACGGCCATCTGTTCATCGATACCGGTGTGCTGAAAATCCGTAACGCGTTCCATCGCCACGACAATTCGCCGCTGGACCCGACCTGCGATTGCTACACCTGCAAGAACTTCTCGCGCGCTTATCTGCATCACCTGGACAAGTGTGGGGAAATGCTGGGGAGCATGCTCAATACAATCCACAATTTGCGGCACTACCAGCTGCTGATGGCTGGTTTGCGCGAGGCTATTCAACAGGGTACATTGGCCGCCTTCGTCGATGCCTTCTATGCCAAACGCGGCCTTCCTACGCCGCCTCTGGGTTGA
- the queA gene encoding tRNA preQ1(34) S-adenosylmethionine ribosyltransferase-isomerase QueA, producing the protein MRVADFTFELPDSLIARHPLAERRSSRLLTLDGPTGALAHHQFTDLLEHVRPGDLMVFNNTRVIPARLFGQKTSGGKLEILVERVLDSHRVLAHVRSSKSPKPGSSILIDGGGEAEMVARHDALFELRFAEEVLPLLERVGHMPLPPYIDRPDEGSDRERYQTVYAERAGAVAAPTAGLHFDQPLLDAIAAKGVETAFVTLHVGAGTFQPVRVEQIEDHHMHSEWLEVSQDVVDAVAACRARGGRVIAVGTTSVRSLESAARDGELKPFSGDTDIFIYPGRPFHVVDALVTNFHLPESTLLMLVSAFAGYPETMAAYAAAVEHGYRFFSYGDAMFITRNPAPTAPQESAPEDHA; encoded by the coding sequence ATGCGCGTCGCTGACTTTACTTTCGAACTCCCCGATTCCCTGATTGCTCGTCATCCGCTGGCCGAGCGTCGCAGCAGTCGTCTGTTGACCCTCGATGGGCCGACTGGTGCGCTGGCACATCATCAATTCACTGATTTGCTTGAGCATGTGCGCCCCGGCGATTTGATGGTGTTCAACAATACCCGGGTCATTCCAGCGCGGCTGTTCGGCCAGAAAACCTCCGGTGGCAAGCTGGAGATTCTGGTCGAGCGTGTGCTGGACAGCCACCGTGTGCTGGCGCACGTGCGCTCCAGCAAGTCGCCCAAACCGGGCTCGTCGATTCTGATCGATGGCGGTGGCGAGGCTGAGATGGTGGCGCGGCACGACGCGCTGTTCGAGCTGCGCTTCGCCGAAGAGGTGCTGCCGCTGCTGGAGCGTGTCGGGCACATGCCGTTGCCTCCTTATATAGACCGTCCGGACGAAGGCTCGGACCGCGAGCGTTATCAGACCGTCTACGCCGAGCGTGCCGGTGCGGTGGCCGCGCCTACTGCCGGGCTGCATTTCGACCAGCCTTTGCTGGATGCGATTGCTGCCAAGGGCGTCGAAACGGCGTTCGTGACGCTGCACGTCGGCGCGGGCACATTCCAGCCGGTGCGCGTCGAGCAGATCGAAGATCACCACATGCACAGCGAGTGGCTGGAAGTCAGCCAGGACGTGGTTGATGCGGTAGCGGCCTGCCGCGCGCGTGGCGGGCGGGTGATCGCGGTAGGGACCACCAGCGTGCGTTCGCTGGAAAGTGCCGCGCGTGATGGCGAGTTGAAGCCGTTCAGCGGCGATACCGACATCTTTATCTATCCAGGGCGGCCGTTTCATGTGGTCGATGCCCTGGTGACCAATTTCCATCTGCCCGAATCCACGCTGTTGATGCTGGTTTCGGCATTCGCCGGTTATCCCGAAACGATGGCTGCCTATGCGGCAGCGGTCGAGCATGGGTACCGCTTCTTCAGTTACGGTGATGCGATGTTCATCACCCGCAATCCCGCGCCGACGGCCCCACAGGAATCGGCACCAGAGGATCACGCATGA
- a CDS encoding membrane-targeted effector domain-containing toxin, which yields MRPVGGPAPGYYPPTPEIEQPVARSAPKEPSQSSQASSSGTSNAPADTPKLGKIRHYAAGRYAHLAEAIVNMKVSDHEQAEANDAGTDRKSERKSRAGDSTAVRGKQNAGSSSRSSDSKFKASSLAELASWSENTYSYSMAPAGMFKGMPVSAIDRFVNDAKKTLGEGLSGVGVTLDDVIVSQRRQTINVNLNYIEMERYLGRNQNLWVQPDKNNAGEKLRAKATLYFSDFHAQDKPPLGPLSKLKSKESLGVMRELLKDSPGLVIGEAHSSVASKRELIKNMKSLKSDGVTTLYMEHLCADSHGKALDDYLKAPKGSPMPARLKAYLDMQTKGNLSIGKVASEYNFTTLIRAAKDAGLHVVPLDTAKTYETSLEGNEIRFKVMNYYAAEKIRLDQPAGKWVAFVGSGHAATCDGVPGLAELHGVRSLIIDDFGEKPRPEISINAKKYADKINPDVVLSYKV from the coding sequence ATGAGACCTGTCGGTGGGCCTGCCCCAGGCTATTACCCTCCAACACCTGAAATTGAACAGCCTGTTGCGCGATCCGCGCCGAAAGAGCCCTCTCAATCGTCACAAGCCAGCTCTTCGGGGACCAGCAACGCCCCGGCAGATACGCCGAAACTGGGTAAAATTCGGCACTATGCAGCTGGACGATATGCTCATCTCGCAGAAGCGATCGTTAATATGAAAGTCTCTGATCATGAGCAGGCAGAGGCTAATGACGCAGGCACGGACCGCAAAAGCGAACGGAAGTCTCGTGCTGGTGACAGCACTGCCGTGAGGGGCAAGCAAAACGCCGGCTCATCTTCACGCTCATCAGACAGTAAATTTAAAGCCTCCAGCCTCGCTGAGCTGGCAAGTTGGAGCGAAAACACCTATTCCTATAGCATGGCCCCCGCTGGTATGTTCAAGGGAATGCCCGTGTCGGCAATAGACAGATTTGTGAACGACGCAAAAAAAACGCTGGGAGAAGGTCTGAGTGGGGTCGGTGTAACGTTGGACGACGTTATTGTGTCTCAACGTCGGCAAACTATTAATGTGAATCTCAACTATATAGAAATGGAACGCTACCTGGGTCGCAATCAGAACCTGTGGGTTCAACCTGACAAAAATAATGCAGGTGAAAAGTTGCGTGCCAAGGCGACGCTCTATTTTTCTGACTTCCACGCCCAGGACAAACCGCCGCTTGGCCCGCTGTCAAAGTTAAAAAGCAAGGAAAGCCTGGGTGTTATGCGTGAACTGCTAAAAGACTCACCTGGACTTGTTATTGGCGAAGCCCACAGCTCAGTCGCCAGCAAGCGCGAGCTGATCAAAAACATGAAAAGCCTTAAGTCTGATGGCGTGACCACGCTGTATATGGAACACCTGTGTGCTGATTCCCATGGCAAAGCACTGGATGACTACCTGAAAGCGCCCAAAGGTAGCCCAATGCCCGCGAGGCTCAAGGCCTATCTTGATATGCAGACCAAGGGCAATCTGAGTATAGGTAAAGTCGCATCAGAGTATAACTTTACAACGCTAATACGCGCGGCCAAAGACGCCGGGCTTCATGTGGTTCCCCTGGACACTGCCAAAACATATGAAACATCACTTGAGGGCAATGAAATACGCTTCAAAGTGATGAACTATTACGCCGCAGAGAAAATACGTCTCGACCAGCCTGCCGGTAAATGGGTTGCCTTCGTGGGCTCAGGTCACGCTGCAACCTGTGACGGTGTGCCCGGACTGGCCGAACTTCATGGGGTCAGGAGTCTGATAATCGACGATTTTGGGGAAAAGCCTCGTCCTGAAATCAGCATTAACGCAAAAAAATACGCCGATAAGATTAACCCGGATGTTGTCCTGTCTTATAAGGTCTGA